A region from the Vicia villosa cultivar HV-30 ecotype Madison, WI linkage group LG3, Vvil1.0, whole genome shotgun sequence genome encodes:
- the LOC131662199 gene encoding omega-3 fatty acid desaturase, endoplasmic reticulum-like: protein MVVQAPQSLLHVGNGDVLVDDEKKHHHNTSFDPSAPPPFKIAEVRAAIPKHCWVKNPWISLSYLLRDLFIVTALIAAAIHFNNWIFWPIYWISQGTMFWALFVLGHDCGHGSFSNSVKLNSFVGHILHSSILVPYHGWRISHRTHHQNHGHVEKDESWVPLTEKMYKSLDNMTKTMRFTFPFPIFAYPFYLWNRSPGKEGSHFNPYSKLFTPSERKDVLTSTFCWGVMFCVLVYLSLIKGPFFMLKIYGVPYWIFIMWLDFVTYMHHHGYSQKLPWYRGKEWDYLRGGLTTVDRDYGWVNNIHHDIGTHVIHHLFPQIPHYHLVEATEAAKPVLGKYYREPEKSGAVPFHLFKYFLHSMNQDHFVSDSGDIVFYQTDPKLHNNSWTKSE from the exons ATGGTTGTTCAAGCACCACAATCTCTGCTACATGTTGGTAATGGTGATGTTCTTGTTGACGATGAAAAGAAACACCACCACAATACAAGTTTTGATCCAAGTGCTCCTCCACCATTCAAGATTGCGGAGGTTCGCGCCGCGATTCCGAAACATTGTTGGGTTAAGAATCCATGGATTTCTCTTAGTTACCTTCTTAGAGATTTGTTCATTGTCACTGCATTGATAGCCGCTGCAATTCATTTCAATAATTGGATCTTTTGGCCAATTTATTGGATTTCTCAAGGGACTATGTTTTGGGCTCTTTTTGTTCTTGGACATGATtg TGGCCATGGAAGCTTTTCAAATAGTGTTAAGCTGAATAGTTTTGTGGGCCATATCTTGCATTCTTCAATTCTTGTTCCATATCATGGAtg GAGAATCAGTCATAGAactcatcatcaaaatcatggtCATGTTGAAAAAGATGAATCTTGGGTTCCT TTGACAGAGAAGATGTACAAGAGTTTAGACAACATGACAAAAACAATGAGATTTACTTTTCCTTTTCCAATCTTTGCATACCCATTTTATTTG TGGAACAGAAGTCCTGGTAAAGAAGGTTCACATTTCAATCCATATAGCAAATTGTTCACACCAAGTGAAAGAAAAGATGTGTTAACTTCAACATTTTGTTGGGGTGTCATGTTTTGTGTGCTTGTTTATTTATCCTTAATAAAGGGTCCTTTTTTCATGCTCAAAATCTATGGAGTTCCTTATTGG ATCTTTATCATGTGGTTGGACTTTGTCACATATATGCATCACCATGGTTACTCTCAAAAACTACCTTGGTATCGTGGCAag GAATGGGACTATCTAAGGGGTGGTTTAACAACAGTGGATCGTGACTATGGTTGGGTTAACAACATTCACCATGACATTGGCACCCATGTTATTCATCATCTTTTTCCTCAAATTCCACATTATCATTTGGTTGAAGCG ACAGAAGCAGCAAAGCCAGTGCTAGGAAAATATTATCGTGAGCCAGAGAAATCTGGGGCAGTCCCATTTCATCTCTTTAAGTACTTTCTACACAGCATGAATCAGGACCACTTCGTCAGTGATTCTGGAGACATTGTCTtctaccaaacagaccctaagctCCATAATAATTCTTGGACCAAGTCTGAGTAA